One genomic region from Desulfovibrio sp. Huiquan2017 encodes:
- a CDS encoding LysR substrate-binding domain-containing protein, producing the protein MELRQLIYFIAVAEELHFGRAAERCHIAQPPLSQQIKRLEEELGVTLLERTSRKVSLTPEGKEFLKRSKDVRDRLNEAVICVQDMAQGLEGQLRVGFIGPASLSRLPQAIRAFRERNPRIRLDFSAQSTSEQLPLLRGDRLDIAFVRLFGHDTSGLNSLLFLREPYVLALPEGHRFSDRDVLDLTDLEGEPLIFNQRLAQPALYRSLIGSFHKVGFMPNIVQEVNTEQSTVALVATGLGCALVPASSASSYRSGVTFRPLTGDLPQWEITALWKKKNQSTILQKFLDVAREFREVR; encoded by the coding sequence ATGGAACTGAGACAGCTTATTTATTTCATTGCCGTGGCCGAGGAACTGCACTTCGGGCGGGCCGCCGAGCGGTGCCATATCGCCCAGCCGCCGTTGTCGCAGCAGATAAAGCGCCTTGAGGAGGAACTCGGGGTGACACTTCTGGAGCGGACCAGCCGGAAGGTTTCCCTGACCCCGGAGGGCAAGGAATTTCTCAAGCGGAGCAAGGATGTGCGCGACCGCCTGAACGAGGCCGTCATCTGCGTGCAGGACATGGCCCAGGGGCTTGAGGGGCAACTTCGGGTCGGCTTCATCGGCCCGGCGTCATTGTCCCGGCTGCCCCAGGCCATCCGCGCCTTTCGTGAGCGTAATCCGCGTATCCGCCTGGATTTTTCGGCCCAATCCACATCCGAGCAACTGCCGCTTCTGCGCGGTGACCGGCTGGACATCGCCTTTGTCCGCCTGTTCGGCCATGACACTTCGGGGCTCAACTCCCTGCTTTTCCTGCGTGAACCCTATGTCCTGGCCCTGCCCGAAGGGCATCGTTTCTCGGATCGCGACGTTCTCGACCTGACCGACCTTGAAGGCGAACCGCTCATCTTCAACCAACGCCTCGCCCAACCCGCCCTGTATCGTTCGCTGATCGGCTCCTTCCACAAGGTCGGTTTCATGCCCAATATCGTCCAAGAGGTGAACACCGAGCAGTCCACCGTGGCTCTGGTCGCCACCGGCCTGGGCTGCGCCCTGGTCCCGGCCTCCAGCGCCTCCAGCTACCGCTCCGGCGTGACCTTCCGTCCCTTGACGGGCGACCTCCCCCAGTGGGAGATCACCGCCCTCTGGAAAAAGAAGAACCAATCCACCATCCTCCAGAAGTTCCTCGACGTGGCCCGCGAATTTCGCGAGGTGCGGTGA
- a CDS encoding PH domain-containing protein, protein MGFLDGLMGNATEISLADVQEELAPILGDNERVERAFKVVRDMYVFTSGRLLLIDKQGVTGKKVDYLSIPYRAMNSFSVETAGHFDLDAELKLWVSGRHEPIERTLKGGSDVIGIQKLLANKVIR, encoded by the coding sequence ATGGGATTTCTTGACGGCTTGATGGGCAATGCGACCGAGATTTCGCTTGCCGACGTGCAGGAGGAGCTGGCCCCGATCCTGGGCGACAACGAACGGGTGGAGCGGGCCTTCAAGGTCGTGCGCGACATGTACGTCTTCACCTCCGGCCGCCTGCTGCTCATCGACAAGCAGGGCGTGACCGGCAAAAAGGTGGACTACCTGTCCATTCCCTACCGCGCCATGAACTCGTTTTCGGTGGAGACCGCGGGCCATTTCGACCTCGACGCCGAACTCAAGCTCTGGGTCTCCGGCCGCCACGAGCCCATCGAGCGCACGCTCAAGGGCGGCAGCGATGTGATCGGCATCCAGAAGCTGCTGGCGAACAAGGTGATTCGCTAA
- a CDS encoding helix-turn-helix transcriptional regulator: MGIIIDLDVMLARRKTSSKELAAAVGITPQNLSILKTGKAKAIRFTTLDAICKALDCQPGDILRYTADEESPE; the protein is encoded by the coding sequence ATGGGCATTATCATCGATCTCGACGTCATGCTGGCCAGACGCAAGACCAGCTCCAAGGAACTGGCCGCCGCCGTGGGCATCACCCCGCAAAACCTGTCCATCCTGAAGACCGGCAAGGCCAAGGCCATCCGCTTCACCACCCTCGACGCCATCTGCAAGGCCCTCGACTGCCAGCCCGGCGACATCCTCCGCTACACGGCCGACGAGGAATCCCCCGAATAG
- a CDS encoding TIGR00730 family Rossman fold protein, which translates to MNRELKRICVYLGSNPGNNPAYVAAAEALGRELAERSIGLVYGGSSTGLMGRLADTCLAEGGEVVGVIPERLVEKEIAHPGLTESRVVRTMHERKQLMADLSDAFIALPGGLGTLDEFFEVLTWNQIGYHAKPCGLLDVNGYYGFLAEHLDRMVAEGFLMPVHRSMVLTSPTPGELINRFVEYDPPVVDKWIEMKKGL; encoded by the coding sequence ATGAACCGTGAGCTGAAACGCATCTGCGTCTACCTGGGATCCAATCCCGGCAACAACCCGGCCTACGTGGCCGCCGCCGAGGCGCTGGGCCGCGAACTAGCCGAGCGCTCCATCGGCCTGGTCTACGGCGGTTCTTCCACCGGGCTCATGGGACGGTTGGCCGACACCTGTCTGGCCGAGGGCGGCGAGGTCGTGGGCGTCATCCCCGAGCGGCTGGTGGAAAAGGAAATCGCCCACCCGGGGCTGACCGAATCCCGCGTGGTCCGCACCATGCACGAACGCAAGCAGCTCATGGCCGACCTGTCGGACGCCTTCATCGCCCTGCCCGGCGGCCTGGGCACCCTGGACGAGTTCTTCGAGGTCCTGACCTGGAATCAGATCGGCTACCACGCCAAGCCGTGCGGTCTGCTGGACGTGAACGGCTACTACGGCTTCCTGGCCGAACACCTGGACCGCATGGTCGCCGAGGGCTTCCTCATGCCCGTCCACCGGAGCATGGTCCTGACCAGCCCGACCCCCGGCGAACTCATCAACCGCTTCGTGGAGTACGATCCACCCGTGGTGGACAAATGGATTGAAATGAAAAAAGGCCTCTGA
- a CDS encoding GNAT family N-acyltransferase, which produces MEDRLAGPLFNLDSPFTDPVRHTLFSMVRRPLAKVLRLDTLNSLYSTLQTGKGEGCFVDKALDLLGVRFSVDGQPVSRVPRTGPLVAVCNHPFGVLEGLLLVRILREVRSDIKIMANFMLGMIPEMEDLIIRVDPFGGAGASRKNIAGLKASMRWLKQGGMLVVFPAGEVSSLKVKKRRVGDPSWSPMIGRIIRKTGAAALPVFFNGRNSGLFQTLGLIHPRLRTVLLPHENLKHAARDVIGVRLGTVIAPDKLAELDGDQAVMDYLRFRTYLLRRERKPRFHFKARDGQRRMDPIANSRGKHILASEVASLPDGNILLESGEFTVFHAQAHMIPRLLREIGIRREETFRQVGEGTGRAMDIDVFDDTYEHLVLWNRREREVAGAYRFARTDEILAAQGLSGLYTSTLFDYRPGFLEELGPALELGRSFVTPGYQRSYQPLLLLWKGLAEYVVRNPRYHRLFGCVSISGDYSVIARELIVGFMQRHCSQPELARMALPKRPPKVKRLKRVDFSLPETVFDDPEDVADFVRDVEDGRSIPVLLKQYLKLGGKILGFNMDPDFGNCMDGLILVDLLKSDPKVLSRFMGRDGVNRFLANNRAASVHPVRMGDAAA; this is translated from the coding sequence ATGGAAGATCGCCTTGCCGGTCCGCTGTTCAATCTGGATTCGCCCTTCACCGACCCCGTTCGACACACCCTCTTTTCCATGGTCAGGCGTCCGCTGGCCAAAGTTCTCAGGCTCGACACGCTGAATTCTCTCTACTCGACCCTGCAAACCGGAAAGGGCGAAGGGTGTTTCGTGGACAAGGCCCTGGATCTGCTCGGGGTGCGTTTTTCCGTGGACGGCCAGCCCGTGAGCCGGGTGCCGCGTACCGGGCCGCTGGTGGCCGTGTGCAACCACCCCTTCGGCGTGCTTGAAGGGCTTTTGCTGGTGCGCATCCTGCGCGAGGTCCGTTCGGACATCAAAATCATGGCCAACTTCATGCTCGGCATGATCCCGGAGATGGAAGACCTGATCATCCGTGTGGATCCTTTCGGCGGGGCCGGGGCCTCGCGCAAGAACATCGCCGGGCTCAAAGCGAGCATGCGCTGGCTGAAGCAGGGCGGCATGCTGGTGGTCTTTCCGGCCGGCGAAGTGTCGAGCCTCAAGGTCAAGAAGCGCCGCGTGGGCGACCCGAGCTGGAGCCCCATGATCGGGCGGATCATCCGCAAGACCGGGGCGGCGGCCCTGCCGGTCTTTTTCAACGGGCGCAACTCCGGCCTCTTCCAGACGCTCGGGCTCATCCATCCTCGGCTGCGTACCGTGCTCCTGCCGCACGAAAACCTGAAGCACGCCGCCCGCGACGTCATCGGGGTCCGGCTGGGCACGGTCATCGCCCCCGACAAGCTGGCCGAACTCGACGGCGACCAGGCCGTGATGGATTATCTGCGCTTCCGCACCTATCTCCTGCGCCGGGAGCGCAAGCCGCGCTTCCACTTCAAGGCCCGGGACGGCCAGCGGCGCATGGACCCCATCGCCAATTCGCGCGGCAAGCACATTCTCGCTTCGGAGGTGGCCAGCCTGCCGGACGGGAACATCCTGCTCGAAAGCGGGGAATTCACCGTGTTTCATGCGCAGGCCCACATGATTCCCCGGCTGCTGCGCGAGATCGGCATCCGCCGCGAGGAAACCTTTCGCCAGGTGGGCGAGGGCACGGGGCGGGCCATGGACATCGACGTGTTTGACGACACCTACGAGCATCTGGTGCTCTGGAATCGCCGGGAGCGCGAGGTGGCCGGCGCGTACCGTTTCGCCCGGACCGACGAGATCCTGGCGGCGCAGGGCCTTTCCGGTTTGTATACTTCGACCTTGTTCGATTACCGACCGGGGTTTCTGGAGGAGCTGGGGCCCGCCCTGGAGCTGGGCCGGTCCTTCGTCACCCCCGGGTATCAACGCAGCTACCAGCCGCTGCTTCTGCTGTGGAAGGGGCTGGCCGAGTATGTGGTCCGTAATCCGCGCTACCATCGGCTCTTTGGCTGCGTGTCCATCTCCGGCGATTATTCCGTGATTGCCCGCGAACTCATCGTCGGCTTCATGCAGCGCCATTGCTCCCAGCCTGAGCTGGCCCGCATGGCCCTGCCCAAGAGGCCGCCCAAGGTCAAGCGCCTGAAGCGAGTGGATTTCTCCTTGCCCGAGACGGTCTTCGACGACCCCGAGGATGTGGCCGACTTCGTGCGCGACGTGGAAGACGGCCGGTCCATCCCGGTGCTGCTCAAGCAATACCTCAAGCTGGGCGGCAAGATTCTCGGCTTCAACATGGACCCGGATTTCGGCAACTGCATGGACGGGCTCATCCTGGTGGACCTGCTCAAGTCCGACCCCAAGGTCTTGTCCCGGTTCATGGGGCGCGACGGGGTGAACCGCTTCCTGGCGAACAATCGCGCGGCGTCCGTCCATCCTGTGCGCATGGGCGACGCGGCCGCCTGA
- the groL gene encoding chaperonin GroEL (60 kDa chaperone family; promotes refolding of misfolded polypeptides especially under stressful conditions; forms two stacked rings of heptamers to form a barrel-shaped 14mer; ends can be capped by GroES; misfolded proteins enter the barrel where they are refolded when GroES binds), protein MAKDILFDAKAREKLKAGVDKLANAVKVTLGPKGRNVVMEKSFGSPVITKDGVSVAKEIELEDKFENMGAQMVKEVASKTSDVAGDGTTTATVLAQAIFTEGVKLVAAGRSPMSIKRGIDKAVEAIVEDLEKVAKPTRDQKEIAQVGTISANNDATIGNIIAEAMNKVGKEGVITVEEAKGLETTLDVVEGMQFDRGYLSPYFVTNTERMTCEMEEPLILINEKKVSNMKELLPVLEQCAKMSKPLVIIAEDIEGEALATLVVNKLRGTLNVVAVKAPGFGERRKAMLKDIATLTGGQVVSEDLGIKIENLTVNDLGSCKRVVVDKENTVIVDGAGKPAEIKGRIQQIRAEIAESTSDYDREKLQERLAKIVGGVAVINVGAATETEMKEKKARVEDALNATRAAVEEGIVPGGGVVLARAGKAALKVKAADDDEQAGINIIARAVEEPLRQIAANAGLEGSIVVEKIKEGKGGFGYNAATDTYEDLIKAGVIDPKKVTRTALQNAASVAGLLLTTECAIADKPEKNDAPAGMPGGMGGMGGMGGMGGMY, encoded by the coding sequence ATGGCGAAAGATATCCTTTTCGATGCCAAGGCCCGCGAAAAACTGAAAGCGGGTGTGGACAAGCTGGCCAACGCGGTCAAAGTTACCCTGGGACCCAAGGGTCGCAACGTCGTAATGGAGAAGTCCTTCGGCTCTCCGGTCATCACCAAGGACGGCGTGTCCGTGGCCAAAGAGATCGAGCTGGAAGACAAGTTCGAGAACATGGGCGCCCAGATGGTCAAGGAAGTCGCCTCCAAGACCTCCGACGTCGCCGGTGACGGTACCACCACCGCCACGGTCCTGGCCCAGGCCATCTTCACCGAAGGCGTGAAGCTGGTGGCCGCCGGTCGTTCCCCCATGTCCATCAAGCGCGGCATCGACAAGGCCGTTGAAGCCATCGTCGAAGACCTCGAAAAGGTCGCCAAGCCCACCCGCGACCAGAAAGAGATCGCCCAGGTCGGCACCATTTCCGCCAACAACGACGCCACCATCGGCAACATCATCGCCGAGGCGATGAACAAGGTCGGCAAGGAAGGCGTCATCACCGTTGAGGAAGCCAAGGGCCTCGAGACCACCCTGGATGTCGTTGAAGGCATGCAGTTCGACCGCGGCTACCTCTCCCCCTACTTCGTCACCAACACCGAGCGCATGACCTGTGAAATGGAAGAGCCCCTGATTCTCATCAACGAGAAGAAGGTCTCCAACATGAAGGAACTGCTGCCCGTGCTTGAGCAGTGCGCCAAGATGTCCAAGCCCCTGGTCATCATCGCCGAGGACATCGAGGGCGAGGCCCTGGCCACCCTCGTGGTCAACAAGCTGCGCGGCACCCTGAACGTGGTCGCCGTCAAGGCTCCCGGCTTCGGCGAACGCCGCAAGGCCATGCTCAAGGACATCGCCACCCTGACCGGCGGCCAGGTCGTGTCCGAGGACCTCGGCATCAAGATCGAGAACCTGACCGTCAACGACCTGGGCTCCTGCAAGCGCGTGGTCGTGGACAAGGAAAACACCGTCATCGTTGACGGCGCCGGCAAGCCCGCCGAGATCAAGGGCCGCATCCAGCAGATCCGCGCCGAGATCGCCGAGTCCACCTCCGACTACGACCGCGAGAAGCTCCAGGAACGTCTGGCCAAGATCGTGGGCGGTGTGGCCGTCATCAACGTCGGTGCCGCCACCGAGACCGAGATGAAGGAGAAGAAGGCCCGCGTGGAAGACGCTCTGAACGCCACCCGTGCGGCCGTCGAGGAAGGCATCGTGCCCGGCGGCGGCGTGGTCCTGGCCCGGGCCGGCAAAGCCGCCCTCAAGGTCAAGGCCGCCGACGACGACGAGCAGGCCGGTATCAACATCATCGCCCGCGCCGTGGAAGAGCCCCTGCGCCAGATCGCCGCGAACGCCGGTCTGGAAGGCTCCATCGTGGTCGAGAAGATCAAGGAAGGAAAGGGCGGTTTCGGCTACAACGCCGCTACCGACACCTACGAGGACCTGATCAAGGCTGGTGTCATCGACCCGAAGAAGGTCACCCGCACCGCCCTGCAGAACGCCGCTTCCGTGGCCGGTCTGCTGCTGACCACCGAGTGCGCCATCGCCGACAAGCCCGAGAAGAACGACGCCCCGGCCGGCATGCCCGGCGGCATGGGCGGCATGGGCGGAATGGGCGGCATGGGCGGCATGTACTAA
- a CDS encoding hemerythrin family protein: MAAKPTPSGFSPELALGVPELDEQHKTLFSMLGRISAVSPDIYRQLDDDETDEMLDIMNDLKDFAMQHFSFEENLMDEADYPGLDDQQDAHERFLDDLVRMEAELMNGTSVPPVKLHGFLADWFADHIRGLDRPFAEFRNKSEK, translated from the coding sequence ATGGCAGCCAAACCGACCCCGTCGGGGTTTTCGCCCGAACTCGCTCTGGGCGTCCCCGAACTCGACGAACAGCACAAAACCCTTTTCAGCATGCTCGGCCGCATCAGCGCGGTGTCCCCGGACATATACCGCCAGCTCGACGATGACGAAACCGACGAGATGCTCGACATCATGAACGATCTCAAGGACTTCGCCATGCAGCACTTCAGCTTTGAGGAGAATCTCATGGACGAGGCGGACTACCCCGGGCTGGACGACCAGCAGGACGCCCATGAGCGGTTCCTCGACGACCTTGTCCGCATGGAGGCCGAACTCATGAACGGCACGTCCGTCCCGCCGGTCAAACTCCACGGATTCCTGGCCGACTGGTTTGCCGACCACATCCGGGGACTGGATCGTCCGTTTGCTGAATTCCGCAATAAATCCGAGAAGTAA
- a CDS encoding low specificity L-threonine aldolase, whose amino-acid sequence MTDLKSFASDNNSGAHPAVMEAVIRANAGHCKSYGDDELSIHTDDVFKEFFGSQARIHYVTTGTAANVLGLRSVTHTYNSVLCTEQAHINTDECGAPEAFGGIKLVPIPSPNGKLTPGMVAPYLGHIGFVHASQPKVISITQPTEVGTLYSIKEIEDLVTFAHDRDLLVHMDGARLANACAALDCTFFDLTTALDVDFISFGGTKNGCLMGEAVIFLNPDIGQGFSYLRKQAMQLVSKMRFVSAQLEAYLANDLWLKNAQKANAMAKRLAEKAGAINGVTIKGTVDCNSLFAHIPPAATEILLKKYYFYVWNEHDQTVRWMTSWATTEEMVDEFVDDLRKAVEAAS is encoded by the coding sequence ATGACCGATCTGAAATCCTTTGCCAGCGACAACAACTCCGGGGCCCATCCGGCCGTCATGGAGGCCGTCATCCGGGCCAATGCGGGGCATTGCAAGTCCTATGGCGACGATGAACTGTCCATCCACACCGACGACGTCTTCAAGGAGTTTTTCGGCTCCCAGGCGCGCATCCACTACGTGACCACCGGCACGGCGGCCAACGTCCTCGGCCTGCGCTCCGTGACCCACACCTACAATTCGGTGCTCTGCACCGAACAGGCCCACATCAACACCGACGAATGCGGCGCGCCCGAAGCCTTCGGCGGCATCAAGCTGGTGCCCATTCCCTCCCCGAACGGCAAGCTCACGCCCGGCATGGTCGCCCCCTACCTGGGCCACATCGGCTTCGTCCACGCCTCCCAGCCCAAGGTCATCTCCATCACCCAGCCCACAGAGGTGGGGACCCTCTACTCCATCAAGGAAATCGAGGACCTGGTGACCTTCGCCCACGACCGCGACCTGCTGGTGCACATGGACGGCGCGCGCCTGGCCAACGCCTGCGCCGCGCTCGACTGCACCTTCTTCGACCTGACCACCGCCTTGGACGTGGATTTCATCTCCTTCGGCGGAACCAAAAACGGCTGCCTCATGGGCGAGGCCGTGATTTTTCTCAACCCGGACATCGGCCAAGGCTTCTCCTATCTGCGCAAACAAGCCATGCAGCTGGTTTCCAAGATGCGCTTCGTCTCGGCCCAGTTGGAGGCCTACCTGGCCAACGACCTGTGGCTGAAGAATGCGCAAAAGGCCAACGCCATGGCCAAACGGCTGGCCGAAAAAGCCGGGGCCATTAACGGCGTGACCATCAAGGGAACCGTGGACTGCAATTCCTTGTTCGCGCACATCCCGCCCGCGGCCACGGAGATCCTGCTTAAAAAATACTACTTCTACGTCTGGAACGAGCACGACCAGACCGTGCGCTGGATGACCTCCTGGGCCACCACCGAAGAAATGGTCGATGAATTCGTGGACGACCTGCGCAAGGCCGTGGAAGCGGCGTCATGA
- a CDS encoding GDSL-type esterase/lipase family protein produces MITFFIGDSLTLGCGDESGLGWPGRLASAVMKSGQDLTWYNLGVRANTTTKIRERLREEVTRRFLPGQDTRLFLSFGVADIANDVPAATSYENAEAILSEALTMGPTLFIGPMPVGDPERTEHIVQLSLGFESVCERLGVPHVPVLGFLRESAAYNAALTAYDNVHPAAKGYATLADYLLQTHAVRDFLGLE; encoded by the coding sequence ATGATCACCTTTTTCATCGGTGATTCCCTGACGCTCGGCTGCGGCGACGAAAGCGGCCTCGGCTGGCCCGGGCGCCTCGCCTCCGCCGTCATGAAAAGCGGCCAGGACCTGACCTGGTACAACCTCGGAGTTCGGGCGAACACCACGACCAAAATCCGCGAGCGGTTGCGGGAAGAAGTCACACGCCGATTCCTGCCGGGCCAGGACACCCGGCTCTTCCTCTCCTTCGGCGTGGCCGACATCGCCAACGACGTGCCCGCCGCGACCTCCTACGAGAACGCCGAGGCCATCCTGTCGGAAGCCCTGACCATGGGCCCGACCCTGTTCATCGGCCCCATGCCCGTGGGCGATCCGGAGAGGACCGAACACATCGTCCAGCTTTCCCTGGGGTTTGAATCCGTGTGCGAACGGCTCGGCGTACCCCATGTCCCGGTGCTCGGCTTCCTGCGGGAATCCGCCGCCTACAATGCCGCTCTGACGGCCTACGACAATGTCCACCCCGCGGCCAAGGGATACGCAACCCTGGCCGACTATCTTCTGCAAACCCATGCGGTCCGGGACTTTCTCGGACTGGAGTAA
- a CDS encoding DUF2975 domain-containing protein, producing the protein MDRRIQRFAKVFRAIFFAVFVLSPAVVAGLWLSGGEVLLGDGEATAVIGQAWSNVSLDAAHAPALPLPWGQRWLGLGVSLIPLGATMLCLWWLVRLFSLFSAGEIFTGNTVRYIRRTGWTMLAGVALMPVHEALLTLVLTMHNPPGERLITISLESSEIRDLLIAGIIILVSWIMDEGRKLREADELTV; encoded by the coding sequence ATGGATCGACGGATTCAACGATTTGCCAAAGTATTCAGGGCGATCTTCTTCGCGGTGTTTGTTTTGAGTCCGGCGGTGGTGGCCGGACTCTGGCTTTCGGGCGGGGAGGTGCTGCTCGGGGATGGCGAGGCGACGGCGGTCATCGGACAAGCCTGGAGCAACGTGAGCCTGGATGCCGCGCACGCACCCGCGCTTCCGCTGCCCTGGGGTCAGCGCTGGCTGGGATTGGGCGTCAGCCTGATCCCGCTGGGGGCGACCATGCTCTGCCTGTGGTGGCTGGTACGGTTGTTCAGCCTGTTTTCAGCAGGCGAGATATTCACGGGCAATACGGTCAGGTACATCCGCCGCACGGGCTGGACCATGCTGGCGGGCGTGGCCCTCATGCCCGTTCACGAAGCCTTGCTGACCCTGGTCCTGACCATGCACAACCCGCCGGGCGAACGATTGATCACCATCTCGCTGGAATCGAGCGAGATCCGCGACTTGCTCATCGCCGGGATCATCATCCTGGTCAGCTGGATCATGGACGAGGGCCGCAAGCTGCGCGAAGCGGACGAGTTGACGGTCTAG
- a CDS encoding glucan biosynthesis protein D, with product MVIRYLLPTVSRRTRAAAALLLVVAGMTLLPALADGAFAGTSSPEPFDYAALKGKARALAAQPYADHAGEVPESVAKMTWDQYQAIHFNRDHALWRGGDSKFQAMLFHLGLYFTKPVAMYELADGKARRIDYDAGLFDYGKSGIDPGKLPADMGFAGFRLQFSPDWGRDVAAFLGASYFRAVGKEMQYGLSARGLAVDTALSRPEEFPAFTAFWLERPKPGGGTATVYALLDSPSITGAYRFDITPGDTLAMRVDAALYPRKVVERLGVAPLTSMFMVGENDRRTGYDWRPEIHDSDGLALHTGAGEWVWRPLNNPRHLRFNAYMDDNPKGFGLLQRDQNFDHYQDDGVYYDKRPGLWVVPRGDWGRGAVQLVEIPALDETFDNIVAFWCPEEPVKPGQELLFSYDLLWGTASPGPEHLARVVDSFTGLGGAVGKRRTRYSKRFVVDFSGGPLAALDRDAPVRAAIETSAGTIELTSVLPLASVKGYRVRFDLVPPDESENPINLRLILKSGDRALSETWTYQWSPPPADQRKLHNAGHLQ from the coding sequence ATGGTCATTCGATATCTTTTGCCGACCGTTTCGCGTCGCACTCGGGCCGCAGCCGCGCTGCTGCTCGTCGTGGCGGGCATGACGTTGCTGCCCGCCCTGGCCGATGGCGCGTTCGCCGGGACGTCGTCCCCCGAGCCTTTCGACTACGCCGCGCTCAAGGGCAAGGCCCGCGCCCTGGCCGCGCAGCCTTATGCCGACCATGCGGGGGAGGTCCCTGAATCGGTCGCGAAGATGACCTGGGACCAGTACCAGGCCATCCACTTCAACCGGGACCACGCCTTGTGGCGCGGCGGTGACTCCAAGTTCCAGGCCATGCTTTTTCACCTCGGGCTGTATTTTACCAAGCCCGTGGCCATGTATGAACTCGCGGACGGCAAGGCCAGGCGAATCGATTACGACGCCGGGCTGTTCGATTACGGCAAATCCGGCATCGACCCCGGGAAGCTCCCGGCGGACATGGGGTTTGCGGGCTTTCGGCTTCAGTTCAGCCCGGATTGGGGGCGCGATGTGGCCGCGTTTCTCGGCGCGAGCTACTTCCGCGCCGTGGGCAAGGAGATGCAATACGGCCTGTCCGCGCGCGGCCTGGCCGTGGATACGGCGCTGTCTCGGCCCGAGGAATTTCCGGCCTTCACCGCCTTCTGGTTGGAGCGCCCGAAGCCGGGCGGCGGCACGGCCACGGTCTACGCATTGCTCGATTCGCCGAGCATCACCGGGGCCTACCGCTTCGACATCACCCCCGGCGACACGTTGGCCATGCGCGTGGATGCGGCGCTCTACCCGCGCAAGGTCGTCGAGCGCCTGGGCGTCGCCCCGTTGACCAGCATGTTCATGGTCGGCGAGAACGACCGGCGCACGGGCTACGACTGGCGGCCTGAAATTCATGATTCGGACGGGCTGGCCCTGCACACCGGCGCGGGCGAATGGGTCTGGCGGCCCCTGAACAATCCCCGCCACCTGCGCTTCAACGCCTACATGGACGACAACCCCAAGGGATTCGGCCTGCTCCAGCGCGACCAGAATTTCGACCACTACCAGGACGACGGTGTGTACTATGACAAGCGTCCCGGCCTGTGGGTTGTGCCGCGGGGGGACTGGGGCCGGGGGGCCGTGCAGTTGGTGGAGATTCCCGCTCTGGACGAGACTTTCGACAACATCGTGGCCTTTTGGTGCCCGGAAGAGCCCGTGAAACCCGGCCAGGAATTGCTTTTCAGCTACGATCTGCTCTGGGGCACGGCCTCGCCCGGGCCCGAACACCTGGCCCGGGTGGTGGATTCCTTCACCGGGCTCGGCGGCGCGGTGGGCAAGCGGCGCACGCGCTATAGCAAGCGGTTCGTGGTGGATTTTTCCGGCGGCCCGCTGGCGGCGTTGGATCGGGACGCCCCGGTGCGCGCGGCCATCGAGACCTCGGCCGGGACCATCGAGCTGACCTCGGTCCTGCCACTTGCATCCGTCAAGGGGTATCGGGTCCGCTTCGACCTGGTTCCGCCCGACGAGAGCGAGAATCCGATCAACTTGCGGCTGATCCTCAAGTCCGGCGACCGGGCCCTGTCCGAGACCTGGACCTACCAATGGAGCCCGCCTCCGGCCGATCAACGGAAGCTGCACAACGCCGGGCACCTGCAATAG
- the groES gene encoding co-chaperone GroES, producing MKLKPLNDRVLVKRLETEEKTAGGIYIPDSAKEKPMKGEVVAVGPGKLDEDGKRVTPTVKTGDLVLFAKYAGTEISIDGEEHLVMREDDILAIVE from the coding sequence ATGAAATTGAAACCGCTGAACGACCGCGTCCTGGTCAAGCGTCTGGAAACGGAAGAAAAAACCGCGGGTGGCATCTACATCCCGGATTCCGCGAAGGAAAAGCCCATGAAGGGCGAAGTCGTGGCCGTCGGCCCCGGCAAGCTGGACGAAGACGGCAAGCGTGTAACGCCCACCGTCAAGACGGGCGATCTGGTCCTGTTCGCCAAATACGCGGGAACCGAGATCAGCATCGACGGCGAAGAGCACTTGGTCATGCGCGAGGACGATATCCTCGCCATCGTCGAATAG